AAGTCGTATTATTATTCtaatgtttgtttttagatttatatcttctttttttctcatttcatctCATTCTTACATATCTACAATAATGGAAGGGCGTTTTCTTGATCACGATTCAAGGTATTCAATTTTTccggtgagttttttttatgtctaTGTGATGATGTTCATAAATTAATGTATGCCGAATgaataaaagaataaaatttcaaatgatgactGTGAATCATTGAAAATATATTCCTGATTCAACTGGAGTGAAAAGTTGAATCTAAAAAGCTGGAATCATGCTGGAAAAGTGTACGGCTCTAATTTATCTGCGATAAAACACGATAGACACAACTGAAACATGCATTTCATCACATAAAACGTATACATCTAACGGAGAAATTGTtctgttttttctttattattatattcaataacttttttctcgtaCTGTTTGGGTGGATTTATTGGAAGTTTTTCCTATATATttcttttgaatgttttatgcACAAGAGATGTGAGAGGGTTTGGttgaaagtttgtttttaacttcaacttgaaacataaaaatgtataacattAAAGCACTATTGAAGACATGGAGGCTATTTATATTTACAACGGACTTTTCTTCCGGAAAATTATCGACTAACGTATGAAATCTACGATAGACAGTCATCTTATACGAGTTCACCTTTATATCATTTCCTCTGTTCGAATGCAGTGAGTTTAAagctatagaaaaaaataaacgtttaAGAGAGATCTCTTTAAAACCttaattataaatatacaatgtagaaaaataaaaattttaaaatatgttcaCCAATATTTATGAAAACAAGAATTATTGAACTAATTCttctgcttaaaaaaatttgtgctAAGCCAAAATCAGAGCTTTGTCTTCAAAGCATTTTCAATAGAAAGCGATTGAGAAAcgaaaaaagatttgagttaGATTTTGAATCATCCTAATTATGTATCTAACAATAATTGTTTAATTGTCTACACCATATAATTATAACATTAAATACGGGGCGGGCCTAGATTCGAATGCCAATAGTTTAAAGCTTATTAACAGAATTCTGGgtgttttttaattctaaatatttgtttttctttctaagCTCTTTCAAATGTACAAACTTGAACAATTAAAGTTGATTCATCTTTCGTTTGGATCGTTGAATGAATGTAAAATGCGTCAGAAAGCAATAATGCAACACTTATTTGaaatgatttacaaaaaattgacagCATTTTGGGGGCTACAAGAAACGATATCggaaaaaaggatttaaaattaaggaaaaaatagcctttttatttctaattttccaTTTAGAACTCCGGATGCAAAGTTTGAACTCAGAATTCTAATTGAGAACTGCAATCTCttttaagaaatgaaatttgaaaatctagattcagattacagaactaaaataaaattcagatttttcaattcagattcagaatttcgaTTAAGcatttagattcaaaattctgattcagaattcagattcagaattcagatatagaatttcgattcaaaattcagattcagaattcagattcagaattcagaattcagattcagaattcagattcagaattcagattcagaattcagattcagaattcagattcagaattcagattcagaattcagattcagaattcagattcagaattcagattcagaattcagattcagaattcagattcagaattcagattcagaattcagattcagaattcagattcagaattcagattcagaattcagattcagaattcagattcagaattcagattcagaattcagattcagaattcagattcagaattcagattcagaattcagattcagaattcagattcagaattcagattcagaattcagattcagaattcagattcagaattcagattcagaattcagattcagaattcagattcagaattcagattcagaattcagattcagaattcagattcagaattcagattcagaattcagattcagaattcagattcagaattcagattcagaattcagattcagaattcagattcagaattcagattcagaattcagattcagaattcagattcagaattcagattcagaattcagattcagaattcagattcagaattcagattcagaattcagattcagaattcagattcagaattcagattcagaattcagattcagaattcagattcagaattcagattcagaattcagattcagaattcagattcagaattcagattcagaattcagattcagaattcagattcagaattcagattcagaattcagattcagaattcagattcagaattcagattcagaattcagattcagaattcagattcagaattcagattcagaattcagattcagaattcagattcagaattcagattcagaattcagattcagaattcagattcagaattcagattcagaattcagattcagaattcagattcagaattcagattcagaattcagattcagaattcagattcagaattcagattcagaattcagattcagaattcagattcagaattcagattcagaattcagattcagaattcagattcagaattcagattcagaattcagattcagaattcagattcagaattcagatacagaattcagggttcagaattcagattcagaattcagattcagaatttaggttcagaattcaggttctgaattcagatttcagataaacAATTCAATTGGGGTTTAGAATTGTGTTTTTTCTCTAGAAAATATCTTGAATCgtcactttgaaaattttgaacgaatgaataattttagaaatttagcAAGTTAATTACCTTCTGGGTTTTAACAGTGTTGGTTTTTGGAATAAATACGCAAagcttcaaaagttttttttaaatggctcCAATTCgaaatcatagtttttttttccatgaaatcaTTTGAAACCTTATTAAAGGTAAATTCATTGTATTTTGTTCTGCATTTATCTTCAAAAACTGTAATCATAGCCATTGTTGCtgtaatcaaattaaaaactagGTAGCTTTGTCAAATTAAATGCGTTAATTAGGTCTTCGAACTGGTTTCTGGTTCTTTGAATTGGATTTCTCAAAACTGGAACAATATCTAACCTTTTCTCAAATACATCAACCTGTCGTGGTTCACTTTTTCAGCGCGCCTGTTCCGCTTCAAACATACACTTCGTCTCAAGATCGATGCCTCTCGTTTACATCCGAAACGTTGTTCTCGTCGTTGCTGCTGTCCTCGTCGTCGTGCTGTGCCTGGTTCGGGTTGAACTCCCGCAGTCCACTTGGTCCCCCACAACCAGCATTTGGGTTGTTATTACCACCACCACTACTACTACTACCAGTGGTAGCAATTCCGGAAGATCCAGGCCCATGGCTGTGTCGTCCTTCCGGGTAAAGAAGGCCTACATCACTGCCGCTCAGATTCTGAATGATCGAACTAATGTTGGTCCCCAAACTTTGCCGCTTGATGGGAGTTATGTTGAGGTTTTTGGGGGATTTCGGCTTGaactgttgctgttgttgcgaTGGACTAACGGCTGCGACGGGGTGCTGGTGCTGGTACAGTTCTCGAGTCGCCGTCGGTGGACCCATCTTGCTAGGGATGTACGCGAAGGGTGCCGTCATGTCCTGCTGAGTCATGTAGGACAAAGTTAGCGGGGTGGATTCTGTGTACTTACTACTATTGCTGTTGCTGTCCTTGATTACCTCGTACTGCGAATCGGGTGCCAGAAAGATGTCCTGGAGGTTTTTCGTTGACCGACGGTGAGCTTCTTGGCTTTGTTCGTTCGACGAGTACGGGTACGAAGCTATGAAGCTGGAGCTGTTCGGTTCAAGCAGATAATCCCGACCGGTGAGTGGAGAGCTGCTCGATTCAGCATTGAGTTGATTGACATTGTTGAAGTTATTGCTGGGCTCTGGTTGAGGATATGTAACGGAAGGGAAGTTTGTACTGGGAGTGGCAGGCGAGAGATCGGTGTAGTCGGTCTTTTCACCCGATTCTACGGAACACATACTTTGGCGGGAAATGTCTTTATGCATCAACGATGAACGAGGCATCACCATTGGTTTTTCGTACGTTTCAGGAATGATCTGTGGAAGAGGCAAACGGCTTCGGACGGACGGCTCTCTTTTTCCGAAACGCTGAGCAATGTATTCATCCGCTTGGTCTTTGCTGAATTGGTCCTGTTCTTGCagttgtttgtttttctctttcatgttctttcttcTTTGGTTAGCTTCGTCATAGTAGTTGTCGTTCTTCACAGAAATGTTACAGCAACTACTCACATCGGCAAAATAAACTTCCGATTCTGGTGGATCTTGCCCTTTTCCGTTCATCACTTCAGCTTCTAGAGCTTCTACAGTTTGAAAGCCAGTATTCTCGACCCCGGCTTTGATTCGTCTCGTTTTGGCGTGCATTGCCGTGGGTTGAACACTGCAGCTTGCCTCATTATGCGGTAGCGAAGGTTCATTGTATTCATTCTCCGATGTTTCAACCGAATTTTGTGGCTCACCACCGCCTGCGTTTGGATTGAAAACATTCTGAACATTTACTCGCGAAGCCGGTTGATTTGGTCCTATACTTTTTGCACCAGCTTCGACGCGTTTCTTCGTTTTTCTCAACGGTAGCGTGTTCGAGAATCGGTCCCTCGGTCCGTCACTATCGGACGGAGTGTTCTCGTAGTTGTCCTTAGCTGGCTTGAAAACCTGTCGCTTTCCTGGATTTCTAAATGCGTTAGATTGAGTTGGATTGTTGAATTGTTGGATGGAATGATTATCGTTTGCTATGGGATGCTGATGACACTCCAAAATCGCTATGTTACTAGGAGGGGCAGCTGCTTCCAGCATGGGTTGACACTGGGCTGGATGAATGTACTGATAACGGCCTCTACGTGCGGGACTATTTGGATCGCTGTAAGGTGGCGGAGGTCCCCAGATGCCGTACTGTTGCTCGATAACATTGTATCGAGGCTGGTTCGACGGAATGACCGCTGGATCCTGACCAGTGGTTCTATTCGAGAAACCATACTGTGAGTCTGGACTATGGGGTGACAAACGTTGGGCGTCGTTTCTCTGCCAGGGCATTCTAGGCCAACTCCATCCCGGCATTCGACGACTATTTTGATTTATTCGATTGGGCCCACCATTTTCATCTCCCCCCGGATTGGGTGAATAAAAATTTCCCGTTTGACCCGGAGCCCAAAAGCGTTGATCACCTTCCCATGGATAAGCGGAAGGCATCATATTCCTATGGGCATGACACTGCTCGCAGCACCTGCAGTTGCCATTCCTAGCAGCTCCCAAAATAGGTCCAGATGGAAGCACCGAGGGTCCCTGCTGGCCAGAGTACAAAGATCTGCACCTCAGTTCAAGTTGTTCCCAGTACATTTTCTTGCGCTCATGACTGAGCAGCTGATATACCAACATGCAGCTGAAAACTGCCACCAGCACTCCagccaccgaaaggccaaacaCAGCTCTCAGACAAGAGTACAAAGCACCATGAACCACGCCACAGTCAGACGTGGAATCGAACACGAATCGCACATTGTCGTCGACGCCTTCCGCTTGTTTCTCAGCCGTCACCGAGTAACAGGTACAGGTGCGTGTCTTCTGCGTGTATTCGCACTCCCGGAGCACCTGGAGCCGACTCATGTGCAGAACCGTCGTCGTGACCGTTACCAGGGCACAGGTCAGCGCCGAAGCCAACCCGCATGCACCGGAGAGTTTGATCTGGGAAACAGAGAGAAGggaaaaaatattgcattttatTTCTGGAATTATTTGATGATTAGGGCCGTTCGAATATTAACTAACgctatttttgaacatttccgACCCCCCCTGCATACTGCGTAGCACAttcgaattagtttttttttttcaaaattcaaaccgtGACTATAGCTATTAAACCTcctcctcccccccccccccacgcTTTACCAAATATGGGTCCTAacgtattgaaaatttttgagatatGTTAATCAAACCATAACCAACTTGAAAATCATGATCAATCGATATTTgctgaacaaattttttaaacatggaTACTAAAATGAACaaagattaatgaaaaaaatattttttgacaataGTTATTGTTTCATTAATTAAAAGCATATAGGAGAATAAGGGCAAGACGGGCACCTTAAGCTCCTGCGTGTTCTaagaatagaaataaataggAACTTGAAACTTATTTGATAGCCCTGAACTGCGTCCTGAATCATCCGTAATTATCGTTTTCCTTTGATTTGGTGAGCCctttttgtattatttatatttttggctTCTTTATATCGGAGTTctgattttacaaatttaaaaaaatcgaccaATATAAAGAACTTTTATATCTAGTGAATAAACGTTCAGAGTGAAGGGAGGGGGAGAGGGGGATGCGGTACATTGTACCTTTTCCTTCAATTTGATTGCATTGAACTAAgtttgatgtgttttgaaaaatttcaaaactagagaagaaatttaaacatttctagCCCATTTTCTATTCAcacctttttaaatattctttgatACAGTTTCAATCTGCGAATCTTAAATTTTCCGTGCCAGAAAAAAGATGGTTTTCGTATTTTATATACCAGGATTCAAagatttgaccaaatttgaaattaaaattaaaataaatctcaaatattaaaaaaaagttttgtagtCTTCTACATATGTAGATGTTAAataataaaacatgaaaaaaaggaTAGTAAATGAATTTTAGattagtttttgtttatgtCGGGTTATTGTTTCATTCAACTGCAATTCagtgaaaatttctaaatttaaagttAGACTAGCCAGTGTACCAAAACAAGAgaggatagacaaaatctgataaaatatTCGATCTTATGACGGCAAAATCTTTCGAAACAGTTATTAAAACATGTGCATCAAAATTGCTGTTCTTTGTTCTATATAGGGTGTTGaataagttcgaatacaaattaaaatcaatataatttaaaaccaattgttcagaataaaaataatttactcTAATTGAAGACAGTTAAAAAATGGTCATTCACactttttgtattgatttttttttaccttaattCAATATTATTAGCTTCAAAGATTTCTCAAGTCCACCGTACGCGACATTGACATCTCGTTCCACATAGTAGAATGGTAacaatcttatatataaaaatggaggcattttctttgtaacaacatcacgtatgaatggtcggtcggaatgaagtgaaatttggtatccgagggttttttgggtcagagatggtttgtataatagtttcgagaatctcacttttgatgaaaagggggtccccatacaaagttatctcttcttcacatcttatatacaaaaatggaggcattttctttgtaacaacatcatgtatgaatggtcggtcggaatgaagtgaaatttggtatccgaggggtTTTTGGGTCAgatatggtttgtataatagtttcaaggatctcactttttatgaaaggttttcccaatacaaattcaactttatttgttacgattttcaTAAGATTCTATTCGCGAgaacgatgcagttaaggacgtgtagataaaattaatcatttattgcgatttatacttaagaaggtaaaacgaagtttaccgggtcagctagtttaatataGAGTCAAAATAGGTGTTCGGTAATTGCTTATTCTCGACAACATGTATGATATAACTAACCAACCCAAGAGAGTTAGTTTTGGAGGGcaaggtaccgtaaactggggaaacattgataacttttttaattcattttcgaatattttggaaggggttgcttttttgtaacactaaaaagttttaaaatacttactgaggtaaggagtataaatcatgatcattgatagcagaatactcaaacgacattagtggcttaaaccaggggtgagcaaccagcggcccgcgggccgcatgtggcccgcgagacccttctgtgcggcccgcgaagcttttttcaaatgttcatgcctaaacttttttctacaatggattaTTAGGAAAATGAATATGGCATGGTCAAATATGCGCTAATCTGCATTTTCCCaacaatcattcagattgttaacCTTTTCCCTAGCTTTTAAAGAATtcattatgttctgttcaagacATAActgcaatattgtttattggcataatgtaatattggagttttttttattatttaggaatcatgatacatttttcctaataatTCAACAcctacaactttgaaatgcaaaatccattaaagtgaggAAGAGCAGCTAAAAATCGGAAgctacacatgatcaaaggaatttcgaaatCCGTTAGTcaagtcattattttcgtttcaagcaaaaataaagtttaatgataaaaaatatgctcagcagataatatttttaaattattctatcgAATTCGGCAAAAAGGATGGTTCGGTTAATATTAAAatactggaaaaaattaaaaccaataccttgtgaaattttttttatttctgaataatgacgaaaattacgaaagttgaaaaataatgactgggtgaacgtttttgaattttttatcaacttgaattatccggcatcaaagttaccgacaaaaatcaaagtttttg
This sequence is a window from Uranotaenia lowii strain MFRU-FL chromosome 3, ASM2978415v1, whole genome shotgun sequence. Protein-coding genes within it:
- the LOC129755835 gene encoding uncharacterized protein LOC129755835 isoform X1; amino-acid sequence: MTVQTILDAPPQQVHHHHHHNHRYHHQQHHDPAYNITSAEAEDYNSDNSIAVLQHHHRHMPSTSSSSCDNTKQPSMMQGSSLPGSCDENTPSVLDINLDSNKKIALSNNSNNSRLNSPARYTTSDERKYSNRIEVYSDSGGGTKLEEEIISEDDRGPPLPPRPAPRSRTLQRAENAPVTSGVRKYVIWCLICGGISCLLGILFLGIYFLLRSYTSTVGYFETVPTFVPATLLMVTGICIMSLARRRNRYSYLIKLSGACGLASALTCALVTVTTTVLHMSRLQVLRECEYTQKTRTCTCYSVTAEKQAEGVDDNVRFVFDSTSDCGVVHGALYSCLRAVFGLSVAGVLVAVFSCMLVYQLLSHERKKMYWEQLELRCRSLYSGQQGPSVLPSGPILGAARNGNCRCCEQCHAHRNMMPSAYPWEGDQRFWAPGQTGNFYSPNPGGDENGGPNRINQNSRRMPGWSWPRMPWQRNDAQRLSPHSPDSQYGFSNRTTGQDPAVIPSNQPRYNVIEQQYGIWGPPPPYSDPNSPARRGRYQYIHPAQCQPMLEAAAPPSNIAILECHQHPIANDNHSIQQFNNPTQSNAFRNPGKRQVFKPAKDNYENTPSDSDGPRDRFSNTLPLRKTKKRVEAGAKSIGPNQPASRVNVQNVFNPNAGGGEPQNSVETSENEYNEPSLPHNEASCSVQPTAMHAKTRRIKAGVENTGFQTVEALEAEVMNGKGQDPPESEVYFADVSSCCNISVKNDNYYDEANQRRKNMKEKNKQLQEQDQFSKDQADEYIAQRFGKREPSVRSRLPLPQIIPETYEKPMVMPRSSLMHKDISRQSMCSVESGEKTDYTDLSPATPSTNFPSVTYPQPEPSNNFNNVNQLNAESSSSPLTGRDYLLEPNSSSFIASYPYSSNEQSQEAHRRSTKNLQDIFLAPDSQYEVIKDSNSNSSKYTESTPLTLSYMTQQDMTAPFAYIPSKMGPPTATRELYQHQHPVAAVSPSQQQQQFKPKSPKNLNITPIKRQSLGTNISSIIQNLSGSDVGLLYPEGRHSHGPGSSGIATTGSSSSGGGNNNPNAGCGGPSGLREFNPNQAQHDDEDSSNDENNVSDVNERHRS
- the LOC129755835 gene encoding uncharacterized protein LOC129755835 isoform X4, which produces MHGYPFMQVVQYSVPTCTWAPPPVEAPRPPSATTAPVTSGVRKYVIWCLICGGISCLLGILFLGIYFLLRSYTSTVGYFETVPTFVPATLLMVTGICIMSLARRRNRYSYLIKLSGACGLASALTCALVTVTTTVLHMSRLQVLRECEYTQKTRTCTCYSVTAEKQAEGVDDNVRFVFDSTSDCGVVHGALYSCLRAVFGLSVAGVLVAVFSCMLVYQLLSHERKKMYWEQLELRCRSLYSGQQGPSVLPSGPILGAARNGNCRCCEQCHAHRNMMPSAYPWEGDQRFWAPGQTGNFYSPNPGGDENGGPNRINQNSRRMPGWSWPRMPWQRNDAQRLSPHSPDSQYGFSNRTTGQDPAVIPSNQPRYNVIEQQYGIWGPPPPYSDPNSPARRGRYQYIHPAQCQPMLEAAAPPSNIAILECHQHPIANDNHSIQQFNNPTQSNAFRNPGKRQVFKPAKDNYENTPSDSDGPRDRFSNTLPLRKTKKRVEAGAKSIGPNQPASRVNVQNVFNPNAGGGEPQNSVETSENEYNEPSLPHNEASCSVQPTAMHAKTRRIKAGVENTGFQTVEALEAEVMNGKGQDPPESEVYFADVSSCCNISVKNDNYYDEANQRRKNMKEKNKQLQEQDQFSKDQADEYIAQRFGKREPSVRSRLPLPQIIPETYEKPMVMPRSSLMHKDISRQSMCSVESGEKTDYTDLSPATPSTNFPSVTYPQPEPSNNFNNVNQLNAESSSSPLTGRDYLLEPNSSSFIASYPYSSNEQSQEAHRRSTKNLQDIFLAPDSQYEVIKDSNSNSSKYTESTPLTLSYMTQQDMTAPFAYIPSKMGPPTATRELYQHQHPVAAVSPSQQQQQFKPKSPKNLNITPIKRQSLGTNISSIIQNLSGSDVGLLYPEGRHSHGPGSSGIATTGSSSSGGGNNNPNAGCGGPSGLREFNPNQAQHDDEDSSNDENNVSDVNERHRS
- the LOC129755835 gene encoding uncharacterized protein LOC129755835 isoform X2; its protein translation is MTVQTILDAPPQQVHHHHHHNHRYHHQQHHDPAYNITSAEAEDYNSDNSIAVLQHHHRHMPSTSSSSCDNTKQPSMMQGSSLPGSCDENTPSVLDINLDSNKKIALSNNSNNSRLNSPARYTTSDERKYSNRIEVYSDSGGGTKLEEEIISEDDRGPPLPPRPAPRSRTLQRAENAPVTSGVRKYVIWCLICGGISCLLGILFLGIYFLLRSYTSTVGYFETVPTFVPATLLMVTGICIMSLARRRNRYSYLIKLSGACGLASALTCALVTVTTTVLHMSRLQVLRECEYTQKTRTCTCYSVTAEKQAEGVDDNVRFVFDSTSDCGVVHGALYSCLRAVFGLSVAGVLVAVFSCMLVYQLLSHERKKMYWEQLELRCRSLYSGQQGPSVLPSGPILGAARNGNCRCCEQCHAHRNMMPSAYPWEGDQRFWAPGQTGNFYSPNPGGDENGGPNRINQNSRRMPGWSWPRMPWQRNDAQRLSPHSPDSQYGFSNRTTGQDPAVIPSNQPRYNVIEQQYGIWGPPPPYSDPNSPARRGRYQYIHPAQCQPMLEAAAPPSNIAILECHQHPIANDNHSIQQFNNPTQSNAFRNPGKRQVFKPAKDNYENTPSDSDGPRDRFSNTLPLRKTKKRVEAGAKSIGPNQPASRVNVQNVFNPNAGGGEPQNSVETSENEYNEPSLPHNEASCSVQPTAMHAKTRRIKAGVENTGFQTVEALEAEVMNGKGQDPPESEVYFADVSSCCNISVKNDNYYDEANQRRKNMKEKNKQLQEQDQFSKDQADEYIAQRFGKREPSVRSRLPLPQIIPETYEKPMVMPRSSLMHKDISRQSMCSVESGEKTDYTDLSPATPSTNFPSVTYPQPEPSNNFNNVNQLNAESSSSPLTGRDYLLEPNSSSFIASYPYSSNEQSQEAHRRSTKNLQDIFLAPDSQYEQDMTAPFAYIPSKMGPPTATRELYQHQHPVAAVSPSQQQQQFKPKSPKNLNITPIKRQSLGTNISSIIQNLSGSDVGLLYPEGRHSHGPGSSGIATTGSSSSGGGNNNPNAGCGGPSGLREFNPNQAQHDDEDSSNDENNVSDVNERHRS
- the LOC129755835 gene encoding uncharacterized protein LOC129755835 isoform X3, which gives rise to MTVQTILDAPPQQVHHHHHHNHRYHHQQHHDPAYNITSAEAEDYNSDNSIAVLQHHHRHMPSTSSSSCDNTKQPSMMQGSSLPGSCDENTPSVLDINLDSNKKIALSNNSNNSRLNSPARYTTSDERKYSNRIEVYSDSGGGTKLEEEIISEDDRGPPLPPRPAPRSRTLQRAENAPVTSGVRKYVIWCLICGGISCLLGILFLGIYFLLRSYTSTVGYFETVPTFVPATLLMVTGICIMSLARRRNRYSYLIKLSGACGLASALTCALVTVTTTVLHMSRLQVLRECEYTQKTRTCTCYSVTAEKQAEGVDDNVRFVFDSTSDCGVVHGALYSCLRAVFGLSVAGVLVAVFSCMLVYQLLSHERKKMYWEQLELRCRSLYSGQQGPSVLPSGPILGAARNGNCRCCEQCHAHRNMMPSAYPWEGDQRFWAPGQTGNFYSPNPGGDENGGPNRINQNSRRMPGWSWPRMPWQRNDAQRLSPHSPDSQYGFSNRTTGQDPAVIPSNQPRYNVIEQQYGIWGPPPPYSDPNSPARRGRYQYIHPAQCQPMLEAAAPPSNIAILECHQHPIANDNHSIQQFNNPTQSNAFRNPGKRQVFKPAKDNYENTPSDSDGPRDRFSNTLPLRKTKKRVEAGAKSIGPNQPASRVNVQNVFNPNAGGGEPQNSVETSENEYNEPSLPHNEASCSVQPTAMHAKTRRIKAGVENTGFQTVEALEAEVMNGKGQDPPESEVYFADVSSCCNISVKNDNYYDEANQRRKNMKEKNKQLQEQDQFSKDQADEYIAQRFGKREPSVRSRLPLPQIIPETYEKPMVMPRSSLMHKDISRQSMCSVESGEKTDYTDLSPATPSTNFPSVTYPQPEPSNNFNNVNQLNAESSSSPLTGRDYLLEPNSSSFIASYPYSSNEQSQEAHRRSTKNLQDIFLAPDSQYEDMTAPFAYIPSKMGPPTATRELYQHQHPVAAVSPSQQQQQFKPKSPKNLNITPIKRQSLGTNISSIIQNLSGSDVGLLYPEGRHSHGPGSSGIATTGSSSSGGGNNNPNAGCGGPSGLREFNPNQAQHDDEDSSNDENNVSDVNERHRS